Proteins from a genomic interval of Bacillus sp. FSL H8-0547:
- a CDS encoding nucleotidyltransferase — protein sequence MKAVGLVVEYNPFHNGHLYHLEASKTASEADAVIAVMSGNFLQRGEPALVSKWARTKMALKQGADLVIELPYAYATQKAETFADGAISILEALGCSSVCFGSENGEISPFLETAELLNSHHAEYQQLVKQFMKEGMSYPSAQTSAFLALETDSRPLDLSLPNNILGFQYVRAIQKQKASIRPLTIKRTAAGYHDEDFNSSPIASATSIRKALFSDEQKDISRFVPSSTNELLREYESEHGVLHHWEDYFDLLKYTVCTMSMEEMRQIYEVEEGLENRVKSVMTQAESFKDFMEQLKTKRYTWTRLQRMCLHLLTRTTKDQMQQAGGRAPYLRLLGMSDAGRSYLNSVKKNLETPLVSVLSSFSHPLLDLDIKASAVHAMILPEPLRSQCIKREYSTRPIQYDREKGCFL from the coding sequence TTGAAAGCGGTTGGATTGGTTGTGGAGTATAATCCGTTTCATAACGGACACCTTTATCATCTTGAGGCTTCGAAAACGGCTTCTGAGGCAGATGCAGTGATTGCCGTGATGAGCGGCAATTTTCTTCAGCGTGGCGAGCCTGCGCTTGTCTCAAAATGGGCGCGTACAAAAATGGCATTAAAGCAGGGTGCAGATCTTGTGATTGAACTCCCTTATGCCTACGCAACTCAAAAAGCTGAAACCTTTGCTGATGGGGCCATTTCCATTCTTGAAGCGCTCGGATGCAGCAGTGTATGCTTCGGCAGTGAAAACGGGGAGATCTCTCCTTTTCTTGAAACAGCCGAGCTGCTGAACAGCCATCATGCAGAGTATCAGCAGCTGGTTAAACAGTTTATGAAAGAGGGCATGAGCTATCCCAGTGCCCAGACCTCAGCATTTCTTGCCCTTGAAACGGATTCACGCCCGCTTGATCTGTCTCTTCCGAATAATATTCTGGGGTTTCAGTATGTCCGTGCGATTCAAAAGCAGAAAGCATCCATACGTCCTCTTACGATTAAACGGACCGCCGCAGGCTATCATGATGAAGATTTTAACTCTTCTCCGATCGCAAGTGCTACAAGTATAAGAAAAGCGCTTTTTTCAGATGAACAGAAGGATATCAGCCGGTTTGTTCCATCGTCTACAAACGAGCTTCTGCGCGAGTATGAATCAGAGCACGGGGTTCTTCATCACTGGGAAGACTATTTTGACCTGCTGAAGTATACGGTCTGCACGATGAGCATGGAAGAAATGAGACAAATCTATGAAGTTGAGGAAGGCCTTGAAAACAGGGTCAAATCTGTGATGACGCAGGCGGAATCTTTTAAAGATTTTATGGAACAGCTTAAAACGAAACGATATACGTGGACAAGACTTCAGCGGATGTGCCTTCATCTTTTAACACGGACAACGAAAGATCAAATGCAGCAGGCAGGCGGACGCGCCCCCTATTTAAGGCTGCTCGGAATGTCGGACGCAGGCAGGTCCTACTTGAACAGTGTGAAAAAAAACCTGGAGACACCGCTCGTTTCTGTTCTCTCATCATTCAGCCACCCGCTGCTTGATCTTGACATCAAAGCTTCTGCCGTTCATGCGATGATCCTGCCTGAACCGCTGAGGTCCCAGTGTATAAAACGGGAATATTCCACTAGGCCAATTCAGTATGACAGGGAGAAAGGCTGTTTTTTGTAG
- a CDS encoding patatin-like phospholipase family protein, whose amino-acid sequence MNELTSEEGISLKREPKIGLALGSGGARGFAHLGVLKVLNDEGIPVNMIAGSSMGALVGSFYATGLGFEHLYKLAVMFKRKYYLDFTVPKMGFIAGNRVKEFIRVFTRGMNIEDLEIPLSIVATDLYEGKKVIFTKGPVADAVRASIAIPGIFVPEKIDGKLLIDGGVIDRIPVSVVKEMGADLVIAVDVSRVKKTEEITSIFDVILQSLDIMQDELVHHRKIASDIMIRPHVEQYSSKAFKNIKEIIEIGENEAKKHVEEIKLLIESWKGSQQDEEEY is encoded by the coding sequence GGGGGTTTGCACATCTCGGAGTACTGAAAGTATTAAACGATGAAGGAATACCTGTCAATATGATTGCCGGAAGCAGCATGGGCGCGCTTGTCGGCAGTTTTTATGCAACGGGGCTCGGATTTGAGCATTTATATAAACTTGCAGTGATGTTCAAACGGAAATACTATCTTGACTTTACTGTGCCGAAAATGGGGTTCATTGCCGGAAACCGCGTCAAGGAATTTATCCGCGTTTTTACAAGAGGGATGAATATCGAAGATCTCGAAATACCGCTGTCTATCGTGGCAACGGATTTGTACGAAGGAAAAAAAGTCATTTTTACCAAAGGGCCTGTGGCAGATGCAGTGAGGGCAAGCATTGCGATTCCAGGCATATTTGTTCCTGAAAAAATTGACGGCAAACTGCTCATCGACGGCGGAGTGATTGATCGCATTCCTGTATCGGTTGTCAAGGAAATGGGGGCTGATCTCGTCATTGCTGTGGACGTTTCCCGCGTGAAAAAGACAGAAGAAATTACATCCATCTTTGATGTTATTCTGCAAAGCCTTGATATTATGCAGGATGAACTTGTTCATCACCGGAAAATTGCTTCTGACATTATGATTCGTCCGCATGTCGAGCAGTACAGTTCCAAAGCATTTAAAAACATTAAAGAAATCATTGAAATTGGTGAAAACGAAGCAAAAAAGCATGTAGAGGAAATAAAATTGCTTATAGAGAGCTGGAAGGGGTCTCAGCAGGATGAAGAAGAATACTAA
- a CDS encoding SepM family pheromone-processing serine protease, which produces MKKNTKLVRAILIGIILAAVLNFIKLPFYITKPGMATELEPIIEVEGGYEEEGSFSLTTVGFGRANLFSYAIASVFPYHEILPLEDVVQEGESDDEYLNRQLHMMESSQESAVALAYEKAGKKVDYLFRGIYVMQVVKDMPSEGKLKNGDRIFEVDGSEFKTAEEFIAYVGKKKKGDTIAITYERNGKKGKTEIVADTFPNDPKKVGIGISLVTDREIETDPDITLDTSNIGGPSAGLMMSLEIYNQLTKEDFTKGYQIAGTGTIDDKGTVGPIGGISQKIVAADKSGADIFLAPNQEGIETSNYREAVKTAKEIGTEMKIVPIDTFNDAIAYLEKLDEK; this is translated from the coding sequence ATGAAGAAGAATACTAAACTGGTAAGAGCGATCCTTATAGGGATCATTCTGGCAGCGGTGCTGAATTTTATAAAGCTTCCTTTTTATATAACGAAGCCCGGAATGGCTACGGAGCTTGAGCCGATTATTGAAGTGGAGGGGGGCTATGAGGAGGAAGGCAGCTTTTCCCTTACAACCGTAGGTTTTGGGAGAGCCAACCTCTTCTCTTATGCCATAGCTTCTGTGTTCCCGTATCACGAAATCCTTCCTCTTGAGGACGTTGTCCAGGAAGGTGAATCAGATGATGAGTACCTGAACCGGCAGCTTCATATGATGGAATCATCACAGGAATCAGCAGTTGCTCTGGCTTATGAAAAAGCCGGCAAAAAAGTAGATTATCTGTTCAGGGGAATTTACGTCATGCAGGTGGTAAAAGACATGCCTTCTGAAGGCAAGCTGAAAAACGGCGACAGAATTTTTGAAGTTGACGGCAGCGAATTTAAAACAGCTGAAGAATTTATTGCATATGTCGGCAAAAAGAAAAAGGGCGATACAATCGCAATTACATACGAACGCAATGGGAAAAAAGGAAAAACAGAGATTGTAGCCGATACCTTCCCGAACGATCCGAAAAAAGTGGGAATAGGCATATCTCTTGTAACAGACAGGGAAATTGAAACGGATCCGGACATTACGCTTGATACAAGCAATATTGGCGGGCCTTCGGCAGGACTGATGATGTCGCTTGAAATTTATAATCAGCTGACAAAAGAGGATTTTACAAAAGGCTATCAAATTGCAGGAACCGGAACGATTGACGATAAAGGAACGGTGGGGCCAATCGGAGGAATCTCGCAAAAAATTGTTGCTGCTGATAAATCGGGTGCAGATATCTTCCTGGCACCAAATCAAGAGGGCATTGAAACATCAAATTACAGGGAAGCGGTCAAGACGGCAAAAGAAATAGGCACGGAAATGAAAATCGTTCCTATAGACACCTTTAACGACGCAATCGCTTATCTGGAAAAGCTGGACGAGAAATAA